Proteins co-encoded in one Pocillopora verrucosa isolate sample1 chromosome 1, ASM3666991v2, whole genome shotgun sequence genomic window:
- the LOC131796130 gene encoding protein phosphatase 1 regulatory subunit 3B-B translates to MPPTQSLKSSVVKLGSCRKSDPELVKKDKRVHFADSMGLALVSIFYLPQPPTRTKLPQQRRCEEKAKLLNFLQPVEKRDFNERLNSLNVSLENIVLRNFGVFGTVKVRNLAYEKRITVRYTIDGWSSFRDVVGNYVHGSYNGITDTFSFEIAIPTTLIKDCKLEFAVCYKVLGVEFWDNNSGDNYRVMCYSPNQWKSREWVYNNNSSLNVYGHIQYRYVGLGF, encoded by the coding sequence ATGCCTCCAACTCAGTCTTTGAAATCAAGTGTGGTTAAATTAGGTTCTTGCAGAAAAAGTGACCCGGAGCTTgtaaaaaaggataaaagagTGCATTTTGCAGATTCAATGGGACTTGCTCTCGTATCCATATTTTATTTACCGCAACCTCCTACGAGAACGAAATTACCTCAACAGCGAAGATGCGAAGAGAAAGCTaaactattaaattttttacaGCCAGTAGAAAAAAGAGACTTCAATGAAAGACTTAACAGCCTTAACGTTTCCCTAGAAAATATTGTTCTGCGGAACTTTGGGGTCTTTGGAACAGTGAAAGTTCGGAATCTGGCGTACGAGAAAAGAATTACAGTGCGGTACACGATCGATGGCTGGTCAAGTTTTCGTGATGTAGTGGGTAATTATGTACATGGCTCTTACAATGGAATCACAGATACTTTCTCATTTGAAATAGCTATACCGACAACTCTTATCAAAGACTGCAAACTGGAGTTTGCCGTGTGCTACAAGGTACTAGGAGTAGAATTTTGGGACAATAATAGTGGAGACAATTATCGTGTTATGTGCTATTCACCGAACCAGTGGAAATCTCGAGAGTGGGtttataataataacagtagTTTGAACGTTTATGGGCATATCCAATACAGATATGTGGGCCTTggattttga
- the LOC131796128 gene encoding DNA replication complex GINS protein SLD5-like: MDHREEPDFLLSGETAGADESDEEIEVTAAEVLVQLENAWMNEKFAPELLESKADLVECMLDQIKEMEGNLKKIKQGDVVASLHKLEIDRIRFVLSSYTRTRLEKIEKHVVHVLEQEAAREENEPSCLSPEELQYAKEYADNMEGLLKSLALQHMPANMQNIDRKKAVPRPNMDKYVFLKVLENQEQIMIDPDEEPIDLEDRAQYIMRYSAVAPLLTNGSVSLL; this comes from the exons ATGGATCACAGGGAAGAACCTGATTTCTTACTGAGCGGGGAAACGGCAGGAGCCGACGAGAGTgatgaagaaattgaagttaCTGCCGCTGAGGTTCTCGTTCAACTTGAAAAT GCCTggatgaatgaaaaatttgcTCCTGAGCTTTTGGAAAGCAAAGCAGACCTTGTAGAGTGCATGCTGGATCAGATCAAAGAAATG gaaggaaatttaaagaaaataaagcagGGAGATGTTGTAGCATCATTGCATAAATTAGAG ATTGACAGAATACGATTTGTACTGAGTAGTTACACAAGAACAAGGTTAGAAAAG ATTGAAAAGCATGTTGTCCATGTGCTTGAACAGGAAGCAGCAAGAGAAGAAAATGAACCCTCATGTTTGTCTCCAGAAGAACTTCAGTATGCCAAGGA atatGCAGACAACATGGAAGGTCTGTTGAAATCATTGGCATTGCAACACATGCCAGCCAACATGCAGAATATTGATAGAAAGAAAGCAG TTCCACGGCCAAACATGGACAAATATGTGTTTTTAAAGGTTCTGGAAAATCAGGAACAAATCATGATAGATCCTGA TGAGGAACCCATTGACTTAGAGGACAGAGCACAATATATCATGCGTTACAGCGCTGTAGCACCACTTCTCACCAATGGATCCGTATCTCTTCTGTGA